The following coding sequences are from one Perognathus longimembris pacificus isolate PPM17 chromosome 13, ASM2315922v1, whole genome shotgun sequence window:
- the Lmntd2 gene encoding lamin tail domain-containing protein 2 isoform X1, with amino-acid sequence MVPESSVESEEEQVPLVPADGEPASSDVGLPAGTPADTGDPSCSQDAKPCSAPVVNQQLAPEALDPRALKLLWKQKELEIQSLRWALQNDRHCHILQEVAGIPPERSYCAQEKFLQNRVQKLTLDLKAQKEQAQLEKELLEKQLMQTLHMVQQLEDELQNFQKSCLLHLAHSSWVGRILRSQTGSVEVITAETLMEPSDFSDNEQTGEGFRLEDVDWNSIARRFPNLLTNIKSSVEQRQPQARPPPSLDTWSLDYPDKHLERPGKNLEWSSLPVVGTSSSEGTDTDSNHCQPILRSQEQKGTGYPAQATDLSSSEQIQAWTDSFSKETEGGEDRQKPHSGPLTKTVLKSYADVDHQCSGHQLSQANWCLKIAAVNCREKFVRILNQSLEETVDLGGFLLQQLVQNFPVCMFRFPPGTLLAPRHHITVWGERTRCTKKQPAVSLGQEPFHFHSSQACVTLLLNAEGQVGAGPSREGLGRPSRAGVTDVPLLALKVLSEHQAPHDVTLGSRTFEDNMDWSIDCFPLSEAGLGTDTHEQQRWPSSVCKGRVSESRSGRRKPGTLGILPRLSTRKPCHPGRGLAQWEGTKTGIQKLLPTIPEAGPRLENCLNRREHKFQVCRKSVDRSCPMVALSVQSTAESKYGFRFLCCPPITTDVCRRM; translated from the exons ATGGTCCCAGAGTCTTCTGTAGAGTCTGAAGAGGAGCAGGTGCCCCTGGTGCCAGCAGATGGAGAGCCGGCCAGCAGTGATGTGGGGCTTCCAGCTGGCACACCTGCAGACACAGGGGATCCTTCATGTTCCCAGGACGCTAAGCCCTGCTCTGCACCGGTGGTCAACCAGCA GTTGGCCCCTGAGGCCCTGGACCCCCGAGCCCTGAAGCTGCTGTGGAAACAGAAAGAACTGGAGATCCAGTCACTGCGGTGGGCCCTCCAGAATGACCGGCACTGTCACATCCTACAGGAGGTGGCAGGGATTCCCCCGGAGAG GAGCTACTGCGCTCAGGAAAAGTTCCTGCAGAACCGGGTCCAGAAGTTGACCCTGGATCTCAAAGCACAGAAAGAACAAGCCCAGCTG GAGAAAGAGCTCTTGGAGAAGCAGCTGATGCAGACCCTCCACATGGTGCAGCAGCTGGAGGATGAGCTACAGAATTTCCAGAAGTCATGTCTTCTGCATCTGGCCCACTCCTCCTGGGTGGGCCGCATACTTCGGTCACAGactggcagtgtggaa GTGATCACTGCAGAGACACTAATGGAACCCAGTGACTTCTCAGATAATGAACAGACTGGGGAG GGTTTCCGGCTGGAGGATGTGGACTGGAATAGCATTGCCCGCCGATTCCCCAACCTCCTAACCAACATCAAGTCCAGTGTGGAGCAGAG GCAGCCCCAGGCCCGTCCGCCCCCGTCACTGGACACATGGAGCTTGGATTACCCTGACAAGCATCTGGAGAGGCCTGGCAAGAACCTGGAGTGGAGCTCTTTGCCCGTGGTGGGCACGAGCAGCTCAGAGGGCACCGACACTGACTCTAACCACTGCCAGCCTATCCTGCGTTCCCAAGAGCAGAAGGGGACAGGGTATCCAGCCCAGGCCACAGACTTGTCTTCCTCTGAGCAGATCCAGGCATGGACTGACAGCTTCAGCAAAGAGACAGAAGGTGGAGAGG ATCGCCAGAAACCTCACTCAGGCCCGCTCACCAAGACAGTCCTGAAGTCCTATGCAGATGTTGACCACCAGTGTTCTGGGCACCAACTGAG CCAGGCCAACTGGTGCTTGAAGATTGCAGCCGTGAACTGCCGTGAGAAGTTTGTCCGCATCCTCAACCAGTCACTAGAGGAGACTGTGGACCTGGGCGGCTTCCTGCTGCAGCAGCTGGTGCAGAATTTCCCAGTGTGCATGTTCCGCTTCCCACCTGGCACCCTGCTTGCCCCAAGACACCACATTACG GTGTGGGGTGAGAGGACGCGATGCACCAAGAAGCAGCCTGCTGTATCCTTGGGCCAGGAGCCCTTCCACTTCCACTCCAGTCAGGCCTGCGTGACGCTGCTCCTAAATGCGGAGGGTCAGGTCGGTGCTGGTCCCAGTCGGGAAGGCTTGGGCAGGCCGAGCAGGGCAGGGGTTACTGATGTACCCCTGCTGGCCCTGAAGGTCCTCAGTGAGCACCAAGCCCCACACGATGTCACCCTGGGCTCCAGAACCTTTGAGGACAACATGGACTGGTCTATTGATTGTTTCCCTCTCTCTGAGGCTGGACTTGGGACAGACACCCATGAACAGCAGCGCTGGCCTTCATCCGTATGCAAGGGCAGAGTGTCGGAGTCCAGGTCTGGACGCCGGAAGCCAGG GACTCTGGGCATTTTGCCACGGCTGAGCACTCGCAAGCCTTGCCACCCAGGCAGGGGTCTGGCACAGTGGGAAGGCACCAAGACTGGGATACAGAAGCTCCTGCCCACCATCCCTG AGGCTGGGCCGCGCCTAGAGAACTGTTTGAATAGGAGGGAGCACAAGTTCCAG GTATGCCGGAAAAGTGTAGACCGGAGCTGCCCCATGGTGGCTTTGTCTGTGCAGAGCACAGCTGAGAGCAAATACGGCTTTCGCTTTCTCTGCTGCCCACCCATCACCACCGATGTATGCCGGAGGATGTAG
- the Lmntd2 gene encoding lamin tail domain-containing protein 2 isoform X3 → MVPESSVESEEEQVPLVPADGEPASSDVGLPAGTPADTGDPSCSQDAKPCSAPVVNQQLAPEALDPRALKLLWKQKELEIQSLRWALQNDRHCHILQEVAGIPPERSYCAQEKFLQNRVQKLTLDLKAQKEQAQLEKELLEKQLMQTLHMVQQLEDELQNFQKSCLLHLAHSSWVGRILRSQTGSVEVITAETLMEPSDFSDNEQTGEGFRLEDVDWNSIARRFPNLLTNIKSSVEQRQPQARPPPSLDTWSLDYPDKHLERPGKNLEWSSLPVVGTSSSEGTDTDSNHCQPILRSQEQKGTGYPAQATDLSSSEQIQAWTDSFSKETEGGEDRQKPHSGPLTKTVLKSYADVDHQCSGHQLSQANWCLKIAAVNCREKFVRILNQSLEETVDLGGFLLQQLVQNFPVCMFRFPPGTLLAPRHHITVWGERTRCTKKQPAVSLGQEPFHFHSSQACVTLLLNAEGQVLSEHQAPHDVTLGSRTFEDNMDWSIDCFPLSEAGLGTDTHEQQRWPSSVCKGRVSESRSGRRKPGTLGILPRLSTRKPCHPGRGLAQWEGTKTGIQKLLPTIPEAGPRLENCLNRREHKFQVCRKSVDRSCPMVALSVQSTAESKYGFRFLCCPPITTDVCRRM, encoded by the exons ATGGTCCCAGAGTCTTCTGTAGAGTCTGAAGAGGAGCAGGTGCCCCTGGTGCCAGCAGATGGAGAGCCGGCCAGCAGTGATGTGGGGCTTCCAGCTGGCACACCTGCAGACACAGGGGATCCTTCATGTTCCCAGGACGCTAAGCCCTGCTCTGCACCGGTGGTCAACCAGCA GTTGGCCCCTGAGGCCCTGGACCCCCGAGCCCTGAAGCTGCTGTGGAAACAGAAAGAACTGGAGATCCAGTCACTGCGGTGGGCCCTCCAGAATGACCGGCACTGTCACATCCTACAGGAGGTGGCAGGGATTCCCCCGGAGAG GAGCTACTGCGCTCAGGAAAAGTTCCTGCAGAACCGGGTCCAGAAGTTGACCCTGGATCTCAAAGCACAGAAAGAACAAGCCCAGCTG GAGAAAGAGCTCTTGGAGAAGCAGCTGATGCAGACCCTCCACATGGTGCAGCAGCTGGAGGATGAGCTACAGAATTTCCAGAAGTCATGTCTTCTGCATCTGGCCCACTCCTCCTGGGTGGGCCGCATACTTCGGTCACAGactggcagtgtggaa GTGATCACTGCAGAGACACTAATGGAACCCAGTGACTTCTCAGATAATGAACAGACTGGGGAG GGTTTCCGGCTGGAGGATGTGGACTGGAATAGCATTGCCCGCCGATTCCCCAACCTCCTAACCAACATCAAGTCCAGTGTGGAGCAGAG GCAGCCCCAGGCCCGTCCGCCCCCGTCACTGGACACATGGAGCTTGGATTACCCTGACAAGCATCTGGAGAGGCCTGGCAAGAACCTGGAGTGGAGCTCTTTGCCCGTGGTGGGCACGAGCAGCTCAGAGGGCACCGACACTGACTCTAACCACTGCCAGCCTATCCTGCGTTCCCAAGAGCAGAAGGGGACAGGGTATCCAGCCCAGGCCACAGACTTGTCTTCCTCTGAGCAGATCCAGGCATGGACTGACAGCTTCAGCAAAGAGACAGAAGGTGGAGAGG ATCGCCAGAAACCTCACTCAGGCCCGCTCACCAAGACAGTCCTGAAGTCCTATGCAGATGTTGACCACCAGTGTTCTGGGCACCAACTGAG CCAGGCCAACTGGTGCTTGAAGATTGCAGCCGTGAACTGCCGTGAGAAGTTTGTCCGCATCCTCAACCAGTCACTAGAGGAGACTGTGGACCTGGGCGGCTTCCTGCTGCAGCAGCTGGTGCAGAATTTCCCAGTGTGCATGTTCCGCTTCCCACCTGGCACCCTGCTTGCCCCAAGACACCACATTACG GTGTGGGGTGAGAGGACGCGATGCACCAAGAAGCAGCCTGCTGTATCCTTGGGCCAGGAGCCCTTCCACTTCCACTCCAGTCAGGCCTGCGTGACGCTGCTCCTAAATGCGGAGGGTCAG GTCCTCAGTGAGCACCAAGCCCCACACGATGTCACCCTGGGCTCCAGAACCTTTGAGGACAACATGGACTGGTCTATTGATTGTTTCCCTCTCTCTGAGGCTGGACTTGGGACAGACACCCATGAACAGCAGCGCTGGCCTTCATCCGTATGCAAGGGCAGAGTGTCGGAGTCCAGGTCTGGACGCCGGAAGCCAGG GACTCTGGGCATTTTGCCACGGCTGAGCACTCGCAAGCCTTGCCACCCAGGCAGGGGTCTGGCACAGTGGGAAGGCACCAAGACTGGGATACAGAAGCTCCTGCCCACCATCCCTG AGGCTGGGCCGCGCCTAGAGAACTGTTTGAATAGGAGGGAGCACAAGTTCCAG GTATGCCGGAAAAGTGTAGACCGGAGCTGCCCCATGGTGGCTTTGTCTGTGCAGAGCACAGCTGAGAGCAAATACGGCTTTCGCTTTCTCTGCTGCCCACCCATCACCACCGATGTATGCCGGAGGATGTAG
- the Lmntd2 gene encoding lamin tail domain-containing protein 2 isoform X2: MVPESSVESEEEQVPLVPADGEPASSDVGLPAGTPADTGDPSCSQDAKPCSAPVVNQQLAPEALDPRALKLLWKQKELEIQSLRWALQNDRHCHILQEVAGIPPERSYCAQEKFLQNRVQKLTLDLKAQKEQAQLEKELLEKQLMQTLHMVQQLEDELQNFQKSCLLHLAHSSWVGRILRSQTGSVEVITAETLMEPSDFSDNEQTGEGFRLEDVDWNSIARRFPNLLTNIKSSVEQRQPQARPPPSLDTWSLDYPDKHLERPGKNLEWSSLPVVGTSSSEGTDTDSNHCQPILRSQEQKGTGYPAQATDLSSSEQIQAWTDSFSKETEDRQKPHSGPLTKTVLKSYADVDHQCSGHQLSQANWCLKIAAVNCREKFVRILNQSLEETVDLGGFLLQQLVQNFPVCMFRFPPGTLLAPRHHITVWGERTRCTKKQPAVSLGQEPFHFHSSQACVTLLLNAEGQVGAGPSREGLGRPSRAGVTDVPLLALKVLSEHQAPHDVTLGSRTFEDNMDWSIDCFPLSEAGLGTDTHEQQRWPSSVCKGRVSESRSGRRKPGTLGILPRLSTRKPCHPGRGLAQWEGTKTGIQKLLPTIPEAGPRLENCLNRREHKFQVCRKSVDRSCPMVALSVQSTAESKYGFRFLCCPPITTDVCRRM; encoded by the exons ATGGTCCCAGAGTCTTCTGTAGAGTCTGAAGAGGAGCAGGTGCCCCTGGTGCCAGCAGATGGAGAGCCGGCCAGCAGTGATGTGGGGCTTCCAGCTGGCACACCTGCAGACACAGGGGATCCTTCATGTTCCCAGGACGCTAAGCCCTGCTCTGCACCGGTGGTCAACCAGCA GTTGGCCCCTGAGGCCCTGGACCCCCGAGCCCTGAAGCTGCTGTGGAAACAGAAAGAACTGGAGATCCAGTCACTGCGGTGGGCCCTCCAGAATGACCGGCACTGTCACATCCTACAGGAGGTGGCAGGGATTCCCCCGGAGAG GAGCTACTGCGCTCAGGAAAAGTTCCTGCAGAACCGGGTCCAGAAGTTGACCCTGGATCTCAAAGCACAGAAAGAACAAGCCCAGCTG GAGAAAGAGCTCTTGGAGAAGCAGCTGATGCAGACCCTCCACATGGTGCAGCAGCTGGAGGATGAGCTACAGAATTTCCAGAAGTCATGTCTTCTGCATCTGGCCCACTCCTCCTGGGTGGGCCGCATACTTCGGTCACAGactggcagtgtggaa GTGATCACTGCAGAGACACTAATGGAACCCAGTGACTTCTCAGATAATGAACAGACTGGGGAG GGTTTCCGGCTGGAGGATGTGGACTGGAATAGCATTGCCCGCCGATTCCCCAACCTCCTAACCAACATCAAGTCCAGTGTGGAGCAGAG GCAGCCCCAGGCCCGTCCGCCCCCGTCACTGGACACATGGAGCTTGGATTACCCTGACAAGCATCTGGAGAGGCCTGGCAAGAACCTGGAGTGGAGCTCTTTGCCCGTGGTGGGCACGAGCAGCTCAGAGGGCACCGACACTGACTCTAACCACTGCCAGCCTATCCTGCGTTCCCAAGAGCAGAAGGGGACAGGGTATCCAGCCCAGGCCACAGACTTGTCTTCCTCTGAGCAGATCCAGGCATGGACTGACAGCTTCAGCAAAGAGACAGAAG ATCGCCAGAAACCTCACTCAGGCCCGCTCACCAAGACAGTCCTGAAGTCCTATGCAGATGTTGACCACCAGTGTTCTGGGCACCAACTGAG CCAGGCCAACTGGTGCTTGAAGATTGCAGCCGTGAACTGCCGTGAGAAGTTTGTCCGCATCCTCAACCAGTCACTAGAGGAGACTGTGGACCTGGGCGGCTTCCTGCTGCAGCAGCTGGTGCAGAATTTCCCAGTGTGCATGTTCCGCTTCCCACCTGGCACCCTGCTTGCCCCAAGACACCACATTACG GTGTGGGGTGAGAGGACGCGATGCACCAAGAAGCAGCCTGCTGTATCCTTGGGCCAGGAGCCCTTCCACTTCCACTCCAGTCAGGCCTGCGTGACGCTGCTCCTAAATGCGGAGGGTCAGGTCGGTGCTGGTCCCAGTCGGGAAGGCTTGGGCAGGCCGAGCAGGGCAGGGGTTACTGATGTACCCCTGCTGGCCCTGAAGGTCCTCAGTGAGCACCAAGCCCCACACGATGTCACCCTGGGCTCCAGAACCTTTGAGGACAACATGGACTGGTCTATTGATTGTTTCCCTCTCTCTGAGGCTGGACTTGGGACAGACACCCATGAACAGCAGCGCTGGCCTTCATCCGTATGCAAGGGCAGAGTGTCGGAGTCCAGGTCTGGACGCCGGAAGCCAGG GACTCTGGGCATTTTGCCACGGCTGAGCACTCGCAAGCCTTGCCACCCAGGCAGGGGTCTGGCACAGTGGGAAGGCACCAAGACTGGGATACAGAAGCTCCTGCCCACCATCCCTG AGGCTGGGCCGCGCCTAGAGAACTGTTTGAATAGGAGGGAGCACAAGTTCCAG GTATGCCGGAAAAGTGTAGACCGGAGCTGCCCCATGGTGGCTTTGTCTGTGCAGAGCACAGCTGAGAGCAAATACGGCTTTCGCTTTCTCTGCTGCCCACCCATCACCACCGATGTATGCCGGAGGATGTAG
- the Lmntd2 gene encoding lamin tail domain-containing protein 2 isoform X4 has translation MVPESSVESEEEQVPLVPADGEPASSDVGLPAGTPADTGDPSCSQDAKPCSAPVVNQQLAPEALDPRALKLLWKQKELEIQSLRWALQNDRHCHILQEVAGIPPERSYCAQEKFLQNRVQKLTLDLKAQKEQAQLEKELLEKQLMQTLHMVQQLEDELQNFQKSCLLHLAHSSWVGRILRSQTGSVEVITAETLMEPSDFSDNEQTGEGFRLEDVDWNSIARRFPNLLTNIKSSVEQRQPQARPPPSLDTWSLDYPDKHLERPGKNLEWSSLPVVGTSSSEGTDTDSNHCQPILRSQEQKGTGYPAQATDLSSSEQIQAWTDSFSKETEDRQKPHSGPLTKTVLKSYADVDHQCSGHQLSQANWCLKIAAVNCREKFVRILNQSLEETVDLGGFLLQQLVQNFPVCMFRFPPGTLLAPRHHITVWGERTRCTKKQPAVSLGQEPFHFHSSQACVTLLLNAEGQVLSEHQAPHDVTLGSRTFEDNMDWSIDCFPLSEAGLGTDTHEQQRWPSSVCKGRVSESRSGRRKPGTLGILPRLSTRKPCHPGRGLAQWEGTKTGIQKLLPTIPEAGPRLENCLNRREHKFQVCRKSVDRSCPMVALSVQSTAESKYGFRFLCCPPITTDVCRRM, from the exons ATGGTCCCAGAGTCTTCTGTAGAGTCTGAAGAGGAGCAGGTGCCCCTGGTGCCAGCAGATGGAGAGCCGGCCAGCAGTGATGTGGGGCTTCCAGCTGGCACACCTGCAGACACAGGGGATCCTTCATGTTCCCAGGACGCTAAGCCCTGCTCTGCACCGGTGGTCAACCAGCA GTTGGCCCCTGAGGCCCTGGACCCCCGAGCCCTGAAGCTGCTGTGGAAACAGAAAGAACTGGAGATCCAGTCACTGCGGTGGGCCCTCCAGAATGACCGGCACTGTCACATCCTACAGGAGGTGGCAGGGATTCCCCCGGAGAG GAGCTACTGCGCTCAGGAAAAGTTCCTGCAGAACCGGGTCCAGAAGTTGACCCTGGATCTCAAAGCACAGAAAGAACAAGCCCAGCTG GAGAAAGAGCTCTTGGAGAAGCAGCTGATGCAGACCCTCCACATGGTGCAGCAGCTGGAGGATGAGCTACAGAATTTCCAGAAGTCATGTCTTCTGCATCTGGCCCACTCCTCCTGGGTGGGCCGCATACTTCGGTCACAGactggcagtgtggaa GTGATCACTGCAGAGACACTAATGGAACCCAGTGACTTCTCAGATAATGAACAGACTGGGGAG GGTTTCCGGCTGGAGGATGTGGACTGGAATAGCATTGCCCGCCGATTCCCCAACCTCCTAACCAACATCAAGTCCAGTGTGGAGCAGAG GCAGCCCCAGGCCCGTCCGCCCCCGTCACTGGACACATGGAGCTTGGATTACCCTGACAAGCATCTGGAGAGGCCTGGCAAGAACCTGGAGTGGAGCTCTTTGCCCGTGGTGGGCACGAGCAGCTCAGAGGGCACCGACACTGACTCTAACCACTGCCAGCCTATCCTGCGTTCCCAAGAGCAGAAGGGGACAGGGTATCCAGCCCAGGCCACAGACTTGTCTTCCTCTGAGCAGATCCAGGCATGGACTGACAGCTTCAGCAAAGAGACAGAAG ATCGCCAGAAACCTCACTCAGGCCCGCTCACCAAGACAGTCCTGAAGTCCTATGCAGATGTTGACCACCAGTGTTCTGGGCACCAACTGAG CCAGGCCAACTGGTGCTTGAAGATTGCAGCCGTGAACTGCCGTGAGAAGTTTGTCCGCATCCTCAACCAGTCACTAGAGGAGACTGTGGACCTGGGCGGCTTCCTGCTGCAGCAGCTGGTGCAGAATTTCCCAGTGTGCATGTTCCGCTTCCCACCTGGCACCCTGCTTGCCCCAAGACACCACATTACG GTGTGGGGTGAGAGGACGCGATGCACCAAGAAGCAGCCTGCTGTATCCTTGGGCCAGGAGCCCTTCCACTTCCACTCCAGTCAGGCCTGCGTGACGCTGCTCCTAAATGCGGAGGGTCAG GTCCTCAGTGAGCACCAAGCCCCACACGATGTCACCCTGGGCTCCAGAACCTTTGAGGACAACATGGACTGGTCTATTGATTGTTTCCCTCTCTCTGAGGCTGGACTTGGGACAGACACCCATGAACAGCAGCGCTGGCCTTCATCCGTATGCAAGGGCAGAGTGTCGGAGTCCAGGTCTGGACGCCGGAAGCCAGG GACTCTGGGCATTTTGCCACGGCTGAGCACTCGCAAGCCTTGCCACCCAGGCAGGGGTCTGGCACAGTGGGAAGGCACCAAGACTGGGATACAGAAGCTCCTGCCCACCATCCCTG AGGCTGGGCCGCGCCTAGAGAACTGTTTGAATAGGAGGGAGCACAAGTTCCAG GTATGCCGGAAAAGTGTAGACCGGAGCTGCCCCATGGTGGCTTTGTCTGTGCAGAGCACAGCTGAGAGCAAATACGGCTTTCGCTTTCTCTGCTGCCCACCCATCACCACCGATGTATGCCGGAGGATGTAG